GCCGCCCACATTGCAAGTCATCAGTGCTGACAGGGGTGGTAGTGAGATGTCCATCCCCTGGCAGTGTGGACACTGGTGCAAAAAGTGGATTGGGATCTGGAAACTTGGGAGGGCAACATCTGGGACCCTGAGGAGCCACCTGGCAGACACCGAGCATGAGGGGGAGGCGGCTGTCCAgccggtggcagagcagcagcttactgGACCGAATGCAGCCAGTCTGCAAGGGACCACAACGACTCGCATCATACTCCTGGTCTTCTGGGCTGATTAGTTCTGTGTGCAGACATGTCATGATTTACCATATACATGTTTACTCTAATTTAGGAGCTCGTTGCTCATTAAGCCCATGCCTGAAAGGCAAGTGTGAACCTTGCCTGCACTCTGGTGGCACCAACACCATGTCTCTGTCTGCCGGGGGTGGACAGCGCGTAGCGTGaacagctgcaggagagctggtgagGAGCCAGGCGCTGGCAGAGCACGTGATggcagccccagagctgctctgtgcccgCGGACCCCAACCCGTCGGGGCCGGACATGCATATTCTGTTCTGTCAGCCATGTCCGGGTGCTTcgcagccagcagctccccaagcttCTTCATGCAGCCAAGAGAAGGAAATAGCTCGAGTAGCTcaaaggggccctggggagacgcagagtgagtcccgcctgggtgcCAGACctgtgtgtccagcagcctcccagcagcGACCCTCCGCGTGGTGCCCAGGACTCACTGCACAGCTTGGGGTGAAAGTCCTTCCTTAAATCTACGCTGTTTGAACCCTCCAAGCATCTCTCTATGCCGGTACCCGACCCTCCCTTGTGGTCACATCCTgcttaaacaaacagaaatcggAGGCCATGCTTCTAGAGTAATTCTGCCTCTCACTGCCAAAAGTGACGTTCTGAAGTAGCTCCACCTTGCACCGATACTTCCCATATGCTGCTGGAGAGACTTTCTTTATTTCCACATTATGTCCtggaaagacagattttgaatttAGCACTGTGTAGGCTTgaagctgaggaagaaaaagcagctgtttcctcaTGGGCTCATTAGCATCATCACGCTTAGCAAAACCCTTCCTAGACGCCAACCTCTCCTAGCAGCCCCCTGAGGCCAGACAGAGGGGGAGAGGCAAGAATCAGCTCGTTATGGTTGCTGCGCACTAACGAGCTCCCGGGGGACAGTCACTGAGTGTGGAGGGCCATGTCAGGAACGCAGCTGCTGGGAGGTCTAATGGggcctgctgagggctgttagCGATGGAGCTGTTTCAGGGAATCAAAGTGTCCCTCCctgggggctgattagagcaggaAATCAGAGGCAGCGATTTCAGGGTGACAAAGCCAGGAGATAGAGAGGTCTTTGTCACGTCGCCCTTGGACGTGCCCTGTACAGGGCCTCTCAGGCCTCTGTCATCCCCCATGCTGCCTCCGTTCCTCAGATATCCCTCAGCCTTGGCAGACACTCCCCTGGAGCCTGGCCCCAAAGATGTGGCCCCCAACACCTCCATCTGCAAGCACAGAGTGATTCCCCACCCCACCAGGCCCCAGCACTGTTGGAGCGCTGCCTCCCCATCATGAATGGCTCCCAAAGCTCCCTCACACCTGCCCCTGCTCTCTTCCATCCTCCATTTACCAAAGAGCTTTTCTTTCGGCAACCCCCTTTCtgccagcctctctctctcccagaagGTTTCCTAACATGGACTCATGCTCTTCATCCACAGAAAGCATCGATGCAGgtgtattagattaaaaaaaagcaactgagaaCCATCCTGTTCTCAGGATGGCCTTCTCACCTGAAGGGATTCTCAATGAAACCATTACCCACACTTTGATGAAGGCATCACAGGTACTGCTGAAGCAAGAGGTGGATTCCTACAGATGCTTTGTGCCTCCATGTTGCCTCCTAAGCTCAGCTGCAGTTAATGATGGCTCTGTGTAGGGATTTTATTCCAGGAGAAGTGGAGATTTTGGAACCtgattggaagaaaaaagcaaaggggaaggtGACTAGTACCAGGGAGAGGTTCTGCTTGCTCGATGTGGGCAATGGCAGGCAACACCGGGCATGAGAtgggaaagcagcttggctgaaaaaggtcaaagatggaaaaagaaatggatggcCATTCTCCTGTCACAGGGCAACACACCTGACGTCCACTCCGTGACAGCTGCAGGGTAGCTCCTTGGCCTTTGCACACGCTGCCAGGAGAGTGGCACTTCCAGAGAGCAAGTGCTTTCCCCCTTCCTAGCAGGACTCTTTGCTGCAAAATGATCTGAGATCGCAGAGCTCCTCCTTGCATCCAGTGGTCATAGGGGAGGTCTGGGGACCCCTCCGATGGAGGCATCAACCCGGGAGACAGAAATGCTTGCTTGGGAGATGTTGCGGGATTCATTTCCCCCAAGATCAGTACTTGACGGGAGGGCAGCAGGATTTCAGGGCTGGGGTGGTGAGCAGCTTGAGGGAAGGGGTGATGTGGTGGCCTAATGGCTTCAGGTTTGTGAGGGGAAATGGGGGACAGTGATGAAGGGGTTAGGGAGGGGGCCAGAGTGTTGTTACAGGGGAACCTGTGCCATGGTCAGCATGTTATGGGGTGGTTCCTGGTATGGCTGAGAGGGCCTGTGCAGTGCCGTGCACAAAGGGGTCCCCCAGGATCATCCGGGTAGAAAGGTCTGTCCAACACCTGGCAGAATGGGAGGATGCTGttgtgggagggggaaggggtctGTGCAGCACCCAGCCAAACCTGGGGGCCCAACTTCGGTACCTGGGGAGTTCCCTGCTCCCCCTGCTGTGGTCTGTGTGGGGAAGGTCTGGAGCAGGGTCTGCTGGGAGGGAGCTGTGCAGGGGAGCTGAAGGATGCTCTGCACCACGTCTGAGATGGGCCTGTGCTCACTGTCCCACAAGTGCACCCTCGGGGACCCCAGGACTATGGGCAAGGAGCACAGAACTGGCTGGAGCAGTTACCCCTGTGTGCATCCTTTGTCGTCAGATCCTGGGTCCTGTCTGTCAGTGAGAATGAGAGCTGTGTCCCCAGTGGAGGCCTGGAAGGTTGACCCCTCAGCCTGCTGACCATCCCAGAGACCTCACAAGATGTCTGTTGGAGAAGGGTCCTCGCCTGAGAAGACCCTGCCTGAGCCGTTCATGCAAGACCCTCTGTTCTTTCCCCTAAGCCAGAAGGTTTCTGACCATCAGACTTGTGCAGGGGATTCAACAGCATGACAAGAGAGGGGGGAGGCACCAGCCCCCGGAGCAGGGGACAGCAACATCCCTCCTTCATAGTCTCCAAGGGAGGAGCAGGACATGCAGCCAGGATCTGGGGGGAGGGGCTAGCTGGTTCGATGGAGGAGGGCAGTTTtggatttccttttccaaaagaggctcttttgtttgtttgtttgtttattgtttttcacCCAAGGCGAAACGGCTCTGGCTATGGGGCAAGACCTTCCTGCTTCAAGGGTGGGTGTTAGGTCAGATCACCTCCAAGCCTTTGCCTTGGAGGTTTACTGCACTGGtggcttccccttccaaagagCTTTAGGCCTTCAGCAGGTGTGAAaggtctcctcctccctcaaggCAGGTGGGGGGCCGTTGGGGTGGAGCTCCAATGCAAAGAGGCAGCatgctggaggtgggagcagggagtggCTGCAAAGGAGGACCAGGGGAACATGGCCTGGGCAGGGAGGGATGGTGTCAGGAGAGCCAGAGCTCCTGGTTGAGACTTTTACAGGAGTTCAAGGACATGCCTGGACAGTAATGAAAGGCTGAACAAGGCAAGAGTTGACCCCTTGCTGCTCAAGCAAAGAGTTGACCTGGAGTCACGGGACTCCTCTGTGATTAGTGACCAGCTTCAAGGAGGAGACATCTGGCTAGCAGTGGACGAGGCCTGAGTGAGAGATTAGTGCTGAGAACTCAACCTCTCCAGGCCATGGGACCCAATGGCTGCATCCAACTGTGCTGATGGAAGTCACCAACATCCTTGTAAGGATCCTCGCTCTTGATCTTGTGTGGGGGGTGGAGATGAGGGCAGGCATGCCCAAGGACTGGAGGAAAGTCACATTTGAAGCCCTCTTTAGAAGAGGCCAAACAAATGGTCCAAGGAACAACAGGCtgctcagcctcacttcagtgccTTGGAAAATCACAGCATGAGGGAGTCCTCTTGAAACACATTTGTGAGCAATGGAGTCAATGGAGCAGAACGTGACTGGTAGTCAGCACAGGTTTCCCAGCTCTTAATCCTGCCTCACTGACCCTATTGCCTTCTAGGACAGATAACTGGATTggtgggagagggcagagcagtggatgacACGCACCTtgtcttcagcaaggcttttgacatggtGTCCCAAGTCAGGATGCCATGGTGTGGATGGGTGGACAACCAGGAGACTGAAGCACTGCTTGGCTGACTGGGCTCACAGTGCAGTGTCTGATGGGCCATCCTCTGCCTGGGGGCCTTTAACAAGGGAAGTCCCTCAGGGATCTACGTTGCTACCTGTCCATCTTTATCAGTCCCCTGGAGGAGGTCTGCAGAGGAGACTAGACTGGAGGAATACAAGTCACTGTGCTCACAGCTGGGgcagccatgcagagggaccttgaAAGTCTGGAGAAGGACATAGCATGCACTCTCATGAAATGCAGCCAAGACAAATGCCAACTCTTGCCCCTAGGGAGCAAGAACCCCTTGCAACAACACAGGCTGTGGGCAgctttcagggagcagcaagggccggCTGCTCCCAAAGGGACAGGCAGCTGGGAGACAAACATGATAACAAGGCCAAAAAGGCAggggcctccccaggcagggccaaCCCCACCCTACCCAAGCAAAGCGAGCAGGGCACACCTGGAGATGGTAGCTGGGTTCAGCAAAGACTCCAGATCATCAGGAGAGTTCTTGGtgacgaggcaggtccaaggtcaagccaggaacacAAGTCAGCAAACCAGGATCAGGCCCAAtgacagtaaccagggtcagacaaGGCCCTGTAATTGCAGGGCATATCCAGAGAGATGAGGTATGTCCAAGGTCCAGTCAGAAATCCAGTCCTTGAGTCAGAGTCTGGATCAACAGGGTCCATGGTCAGGAATGGGCACAGCTGTAATGCCGCTGCAGACAGgcacacctgcagtgtaggtcgAGATGGCACTGGGCCCCACAATTGAACTTAAATGAGCTCCTGAGCCACGTGCAGGGGCATTTGTGGAGGCccctggtgaggctggtcagCGCCTTGAAGGCCTGGTTAGTGCCcctgtcagggccctgacaacAGATTGGCCAGGAgaagctctgtggaaaaggccctggaggtcctggtgcatggccAAGTgaacctgagccagcagtgtgcactGGCAGtgaagaaggccaacagcctccggGGATGTGTGTGCAGAAGTACggccaggagatggagggaagtgatctCCCCCCATTACTTAGTGCTTCTTACACCACATCTAGAGCGCCACATCCAGTGCTGGGTCCCCAATTAAGGCAAAACAATGACAAACTGCAGTCAGTTCAGTAGGAGGCCATCAGGAagctcaggcagctgctgcacaaaCTTCTGCATCCATGggaccagcagctcctgctcctccagccagggcagaggcCAAGGAGACTGCACCTCACGCCATGCCAGTCCAACAGCACCAAGAGGAATCATGCCCAGTGGAACCCACTGGTGCCACAAACCACAAGGACATATCaagagctctgctcccttcagcccctgacacaccagtcgCTCGTGCCTCAGGGAGAGTTTGGGGGCCCTCtcacctcaggggacagagccTGGCACCCAAGAGGGGGACTCACCCATCGCCCAGGGGAAGTCTCCATGGCAGGGAGGAAATGCCTGGGGCTCGAGCTTTCCCTCCCCACTGACCatggtggggggctggagggaccaGCTCAGGCCACCAGGGCTCTCTCAACCTGAGcaaggcagtgaacagacaggtgtctgcaggcaggtgaggggaatcccattcacagcatctctcctgACTTTGCATTGTGAGTTAGGAGGAGTCCTGAGGCCTTCTCTGACTCactttccctttcaaaggagcatgtcCCAGACTTTGAGTGAGCAGAGTTATGGCGCAAGCTGTATGCCAGAAGTGTTCACaaagtttccagcagctcagaggttTCAGCCTCCTTGGAGAGCCAATTAGGcattgctgcctctctgcagtgccaggggagagaccagctgcagcaggagccttcagagactcctgaagtgctttcaaccccaggacagtgcagagagcagggggggATTCAACTGCTGCTGGACACAACCGCAGGACGAGTTGAAGAAAGACGGCAAGGGCAGAGCAATGCCTGAGAGCTGGGTTGTGGTTTGCagagagctcagggaagagaaggcCGTGGTGGGCAGGAAGCAGAGGGTGAGACCCCGACCTCCATCGTCATTGCCCAACACCATCAGTGCAGAGGTCACCACCTCATCCGGAGGACTGCAGCTGAGTCAGGTCTGTTCCTTTCTGGCTGGGGAGGCTTTGCACGGTGGCATCTATGGGTGAGAAAGGTGATGGGCATGTCCTTTGCTGAGTGTCTTCTactccagctcccccttccctaCACTCATTTCTCCTGATGCCCTTGTTAGCAGAGCAGAGTGCTGGGGAGCTTGTTGGTTGGTGCAGAGTTagtttgtgcctttgctgcccctgagccagcccagagccccgcgagcacagctggcagtgctgaggtcCAGCTGCTGGGTTgtgccaccaggcagccccaagcccctcccaaaccatTGCTTGGAGGGACACCTACACCAAGGGAATGATCTCCCCTGgcttcttccctcctgccctgctcccaatcTCTCCTCCTCACAATCAGTGATTAGCTCAGCtgtccatcttctctcaggtCCAGCTCCCTTTACTCTCTCAAGCCCACACAAAGCTCTCTCTGAGAGTTCTCTGaggaagtcctgctgcacagtgccGGGGATGTCCACTCCTGAGCCACGCACTGCCAAAGGAAGCACATGCCCTGTCCCTTCCAAATACAACTGCTTTGGAGAGCTGAGGTCAGCCGTTTGGTGCAGGgcccatgctcctgccctgaggaaaagggcacCTGGCATGATGTGCTCGCAGAAAGGGGTCTCCTGGCCTACTAGGAACGGTGGCTGCTATTCAGAATAACTCTGGGTGCAAGAAAGACACTGTCACAGTCGGAGtgaatgctttctctcctctgcctctactccaagcaggaaaggagcaccTCCGAGGGGCAGCTCACAGATGCATGGCTTAACTCCCTGGAAACCCCTGGTTCTCTCCTTTCAGTAGTCATGGGGGCCCTAAAGGGAACACCAATGCGGTCAGGGAAGTGCCAGGCTCCGTGTTTTCTCTGACAGCCACTTCCTTCCTGATCCTTCTGCactagaaagaaggaaagaaacagatgttttttcttgtaggttgCCTCGTTGGGAAAGAGGAATGCGGGACCTGTGGCGCTCTGTGCAGAAAGGGGAATGGGAGAATCACACATCGCCAATGgattttctcctgctgggaatggGGAATGTCCCCTCGCTCCAGGCACCACTCTTCCTCCTCTCGCTCATCATCTACTCAGTAACGATGGTTGCGAACATCCTCattgttgtgctggtggtggcagaccggcacctgcacacccccatgtacttcttcctgggcaatctgtcctccttggagacctgctacagctccaccatcctgccccggctgctggccagcttcctgactggagacAGCACCATCTCTGCTCATGGCTGTATGGCTCAGTtctatttctttgcttcctttgccACTAGCGAGTGTTACCTGCTGGCCATGATGTCCTACGATCGGTACGTGGCCATATGCCAGACCCTGCTCTATCCAAGCCTCATGACCTGGAAGGTctccctgcagctggcagcagcctcttggctagTGGGACTCCTTATCTCTACCGtagtcacttctttcttatcCCACTTAAGGTTTTGTGGCCCCAATGTTATTGACCACTTCTTCTGTGATTTCATCCCTTTGCTGGAGCTCGCCTGCAGTGACACCAGCGTGGTCACACTCCTAGCTTCCATAACATCTATCCTGGATATAGTCTTCCCCTTCCTGTTCACACTGGCCTCCTACGTGTGCATCATAGCTGCCATCCTGAGGATCCCGTCCAGTGTGGGCAGGCAgaaggccttctccacctgctcctCTCACCTCGCCGTAGTCTCTGTTTTCTATGGCACCCTCATCATTGTCTACCTGATGCCCAGAACCCTCCAGCTGAGGCAGCTCAacaaagtgttctcctttttctacacCGACCTCACACCCCTGgtcaaccccctcatctacagcctgcgcaacagggaggtcagggaggccctgaggaaagggctcCGCAGAGCTTTGGCCAACTCCAAGAGCTCCGAGTATTGCTGTGCCAGGGTGGTAAAACCCCCTCGGGTGCATATGTGACCTGCCAAGGAGACAATAGGGGAAGGTGTGTGCTCCCCACCAGGAACCCCTCAAGGAGCATGTGTTTTGTGAGGTTGAAacggaaagggagggaagaggtcattagaaaaaaccaaatatttctccaggtcatctaataaaagtctgatgaaaaagatgtgtgtatatgtgtgtttctaGATGGTTAAGGGTTATTTCCCAGCCGCtgagcttcctttcccatctctgcaagggcaagtggtcttttttccttccttttggcaAGATTGACTGACTCAGTGCTGATCTGCCAGAAACTGTCTCAATAGCGCTGTCTATGCTGTCCTCTGCCCATGTGCTGCAGCAGGTCAAATCACTCTTTGGAAGAGGGAGAGTGGGAGAAATGAGCTGAGCCTTAGGATGATAGGATCATAGGAAACTTGAGgtgagaagggacctcaggaggtctccagcccaACCTCCAGGTCACAGCTGGTGACCTATGAGGTCAGATGAGGTTACTCAGGGGtttatccagctgggtcttgagaagctccacggatggagactgCACCACTGGTCTCTGTTGCCTCTGTCTCTCAGCCCTCATTGTAAAAAGTTTCTCCTCCCGTCTAATAAGAACCTCTTTTGTTTCAGCTTAGtcctgttgtctctcatcctcacaccgtgcactgctcagaagagccagaggttaccctcaggtctccctgaaaccctctcttccccaggctgaacaagtccagctccctcagcctcccctcccacgaCAAGGGCTCCAGACCCTGAGCCCCTTGGGGGACCTCCACTGAGCTTGCTCGAGTTTGTCTATGTTGTTCCTGAAGTGGGCGGAGGGGGGGCCCAACTCTGGACACAGCCTCTAAATGGAGGTCCAACGAGTGGTGAGCAAAGGCAGATGTTCACTTCCCTTGAGCTACTGGCCGTGCTCCTGCACATACAGGCCAGGGTGCTGTTGGccttcctggctgccagggcacactgctggctcctgttcagctttctcagaaccaggaccctctgggccttggccacagagctgctcccggccagtctgtctccttcgtgggtcactgcaaggggttcttccctcctggggcaggagtgggcatttttctctcttgaattcCCTGAGGTTCCTCTTTGCCTATTTtcccagcctgttgaggtcctgaATGAAGAGGACAGTTGTCCTGAAGAGGACGTTTGTCTCCTGGACCTAGCAGTTGCAAAAGACAGTGACTGTGTCCAGCATCCCTCTGGGGTGCCCTTGGCCAGAGTAGACAGCCTCCCTGGGAGTGGGATTCCTCTCACCTCACTCTGGAGACTTCCAatgacatttcacagaatcacagaatggttgaagttggacgggacctctggagatcatctagtccaacctccctactcaagcacgatcacctagagcatattgcccagcattaTGTCCAGATGGCATTTGAATAATTCTagggaaggagagtccacaacttctctgggccatctgtgccagtgctctgtcaccctcacaggaaagaagttttccctcatcaccagatggaaattcctgtatttcagtttgtgcctgtgccTCTGAATTGCCGGCCTGGGTCTGTCCCACAGgggacagtgctgatgagagatgcCCGAGCTTCTGGAGGGGCAtcggagccctcaggagagctcaggggatctccagggacaGCATGTGCTTCAgatgggcagtgagtggagcctcacaacgGGAGGGACAGTGCACGGTGGagtgagcagagggcagagcactAACTCCAGGTCTTCCTGGGGGAAACGAGGGCTCAGCAATCCccggagaggcagtggggacccaggaggcCCAGGCAAGGGCGACTGGAGAGTGACGCCTGCACCCTCGGTGAAACACCACAGCCTGGAGCTAGTGCAcccccaaacacatctcctgccgctgccaacaccctgggctcactcgcAGCGCTGCCCAGGAGCACAGACACATGCCAGCTGTGTCggtgactctgatccctgtcccgctgggtccaCTTGCTGCCCAAAATCGGCACGACCAGTGCGGAGTCAGGAgtccccccatggccccccagccccttgctctgcagagcagcaccgccagcccggggccctgcggggagcacaggggagggtgcaGGAACGGGCAGGCCAGCATGAAcaccctgacctggggaaaggctctccgTGCAGCAGGGCCGtcgcaggagcaaagcagggcagcagtccgcgatggaaaaggagaaggagcatcaggttcctgggggcaccagctcggggcaggcggctctgtcgctggggcagcgggagctgcggaggggctgcagggccagggctgtcgtgctgtgctgggcagcggggtgggcatccaggggctgcagccgaaccacaCAGCACcgaggagacccatagacactttctgcagagctttcttgagagacatggcagggtctcagatttgcaaatgtttccgcttttgctaatttccaggagtttttacactcttcCCTGCCCTGCATGAGATGGTTGACATCAGCAAACCAACAACGTTTCTGGGGGGCTTTTGCTGTCCTGATGAGTGTGGGTGTCATTAAGCAACAGCTAGAGAAGAAAGTGGCAGAAGCCACTTCAAGGCGGCTTGGGAGCTTCTCTTTCTGGAGAGAGAGGCAACTCGCACCAGCGGCTCGCGAGATTTGCCCCCAGGAAAGTGCCCGACCGCCTTGTGCCAGTAGACGGAGGCTCGAAGAGGCAGCGGGAGCTCTGgcgagcgccgcggcgggggccaggGCAGCGGAAAGGCGGCAGCTGCCTTCCATGGCAGCGGGGCGAGGGCAACCGGTCAGAAGGAAGGGCCAGCAGGCAGCGGTGGCCCGGGGTGGGACtgcctggggcgagcagggaaggcaggagggagggggaaggaagggggggggaggaaggagggaggggaggaaggagggaggggaggaaggaaggaagagaggaagggagggaggaaggaaggaaggaaaggaggaaggaaggaggcaggaggagggaggaagaaggagggaggcaggagggagggaggcaggaggagggaggtaggaggagggaaggcaggagggagggaaggcgggagggagggaggcaggaggagggaaggcaggaggagggaaggcaggagggagggaaggcaggagggagggaaggaaggaggagcgAAGGCGGGAGgagggaaggcgggagggagggaggcaggaggagggagggaagcaggaggagggagggaggaaggagggagggaggaaggagggagggaggcaggaggagggaggcaggagggagggaaggcaggagggagggaggcaggagggagggaaggcaggagggagggaggcaggaggagggaggcaagaggagggaggcaggagggagggaggcaggaggagggaggcaggagggagggagggaggcaggaggaaggcaggaggagggaaggcaggagggagggaggcaggaggagggagggaggaaggagggaggcaggagggagggagggaggaggagggaggcagaaggagggagggcgggaggggaggcccagccaggccggggcagccctgggggcccaagggccgctgttgctaggcagcaccggggcgggggggtggggcaggaggaggccacgtgacctgccgCTGGTGGCGTTGCCGGGCAACGccgggcggggctgcagcggcccggggggaggggtgccggccctgaggcgggggcgggggtggggcggggagcggggggagccgggccctccgcagcccccggccccgctgccccggccgtcggggggctgggggccgccggggccgtgtccggggcccgcggctgccgggagctgcagtgcccggcggcgctggggggtgtccgtggctgGCGGTGGGCGCACGAGGAGGCCggtcgccctcctgctcctgcggagccgcctgctgctgcgggagccggcgcaccgctgcgcagccccagcaggagagcagcccgctccgggctccagcccgctgcccccggggtctcgcccggcgctgctgccccccggcgccgagggccagagccagccccggcctccagccagccccgaccccgaccccgaccccggccccggccccggccctgcggctgtgccgaccgcgcgagagcagcgccgccgccggctcacacGGCCGCACGTATTGATGGGCTGACGCGGGGGTTTAGGAAACACGGACGGGGGGCACTGCCCTCTGCGGAGATCCctggccagggg
The genomic region above belongs to Struthio camelus isolate bStrCam1 unplaced genomic scaffold, bStrCam1.hap1 HAP1_SCAFFOLD_48, whole genome shotgun sequence and contains:
- the LOC138065196 gene encoding olfactory receptor 6B1-like, which produces MRDLWRSVQKGEWENHTSPMDFLLLGMGNVPSLQAPLFLLSLIIYSVTMVANILIVVLVVADRHLHTPMYFFLGNLSSLETCYSSTILPRLLASFLTGDSTISAHGCMAQFYFFASFATSECYLLAMMSYDRYVAICQTLLYPSLMTWKVSLQLAAASWLVGLLISTVVTSFLSHLRFCGPNVIDHFFCDFIPLLELACSDTSVVTLLASITSILDIVFPFLFTLASYVCIIAAILRIPSSVGRQKAFSTCSSHLAVVSVFYGTLIIVYLMPRTLQLRQLNKVFSFFYTDLTPLVNPLIYSLRNREVREALRKGLRRALANSKSSEYCCARVVKPPRVHM